AATTGAACAGTTGACAACTGTAAAATCCGACGAATCATTAATGGATGTCGTGCAACTGCTAGAACAAAGAAAGCTATCTACACTTGCTGTTATTCGTGACAATGGTGTGCTTGTCGGACTTTTAGAAAAAGCTTCAATTATTAACTTACTTGACAAAAAAGCCCAAGTAAAAGCTGCATAAGCAATCTGGATAATTTCACAGTAAAAGCTTAGTTTTGTAGAAAAACTAGGCTTTTGATTATTGAAGGAATTTCCCACAACTTACAGTTACTAACTCCACAGTGGATCTAATTTATCCACATCTACCATTTGTGCTTTGCCACTTTTAAAGAAAACTCGCTTGTTCAACTTGGGGAAGTCTACAATTTCTATATCATGACGTTCGCCACCTGATAGGTAAACCAAGTCTTCATCAAATGGATTTCGCAGGTGATGAGCAACAGAGGGTGTTGGAAATCCCATAAAATCCCCTACACCCACTTCATATTCTTCGCCATCAATTTCGGCAATACCTTGACCGGATAAAATGTAAACAAATTCTTCTTCGCTTTGATGTGAATGGTAAACAAACGATTCCTTGTGTGGTGGAATCCGAATCAAGTGAAAACCGAGGCGTTGAAAACCTACCAAATCGCTTAACGATATGCCATGAATTTCCGAATTTGAATTGAGAGGGTGGTTCATGGACTGCTCTGGGAGTTGACGAATTTGTTCAGCACGAAATAAGGTGAGCTTTTTGGACACTTCACTCATTGCTTTTCTCCAAATCTTGTGACGTCAAAGCAACAGAATTGGCAAATACTCTGTACTTATCATAGAGGTTCTAGTAGTAATCTTACTGAAGAAGTATCAAAAGACTAAACCTAGAGAACAAATTTTACTTTATAC
This genomic interval from Scytonema hofmannii PCC 7110 contains the following:
- a CDS encoding cupin domain-containing protein, with protein sequence MSEVSKKLTLFRAEQIRQLPEQSMNHPLNSNSEIHGISLSDLVGFQRLGFHLIRIPPHKESFVYHSHQSEEEFVYILSGQGIAEIDGEEYEVGVGDFMGFPTPSVAHHLRNPFDEDLVYLSGGERHDIEIVDFPKLNKRVFFKSGKAQMVDVDKLDPLWS